One window from the genome of Vicugna pacos chromosome 23, VicPac4, whole genome shotgun sequence encodes:
- the ADORA1 gene encoding adenosine receptor A1 isoform X4, whose protein sequence is MSSILALLAIAVDRYLRVKIPLRYKTVVTPRRAAVAIAGCWVLSFVVGLTPMFGWNNLHAVERAWAANGSVGEPVIKCEFEKVISMEYMVYFNFFVWVLPPLLLMVLIYLEVFYLIRKQLNRKPSAPPGDPQRYYGKELKIAKSLALILFLFALSWLPLHIFNCITLFCPSCHKPTILIYIAIFLTHGNSAMNPIVYAFRIQKFRVTFLKIWNNHFRCQPAPAVDEDPPEERPDD, encoded by the coding sequence GTACAAGACAGTGGTGACTCCCCGAAGGGCTGCGGTGGCCATCGCTGGCTGCTGGGTTCTCTCCTTTGTGGTGGGCTTGACCCCCATGTTCGGCTGGAACAACCTGCACGCGGTGGAGCGGGCCTGGGCGGCCAACGGCAGCGTGGGCGAGCCTGTGATCAAGTGTGAGTTCGAGAAGGTCATCAGCATGGAGTACATGGTCTACTTCAACTTCTTCGTCTGGGTGCTGCCCCCGCTGCTGCTCATGGTCCTCATCTACCTGGAGGTCTTCTACCTGATCCGCAAGCAGCTCAACAGGAAGCCGTCGGCGCCCCCCGGCGACCCCCAGAGGTACTACGGGAAGGAGCTGAAGATCGCCAAGTCGCTGGCCCTCATCCTCTTCCTCTTCGCCCTCAGCTGGCTGCCGCTGCACATCTTTAACTGCatcaccctcttctgcccttcCTGCCACAAGCCCACGATCCTCATCTACATCGCCATCTTCCTCACACATGGCAACTCGGCCATGAACCCCATCGTCTACGCCTTCCGCATCCAGAAGTTTCGGGTTACCTTCCTTAAGATTTGGAACAACCATTTCCGCTGCCAGCCCGCACCCGCCGTTGACGAGGACCCTCCGGAAGAGAGACCCGATGACTAG
- the CHI3L1 gene encoding chitinase-3-like protein 1, giving the protein MGLRVAPTGFVVLVLLQSCLAYKLVCYYTSWSQYREGDGSCFPDAIDPFLCTHVIYSFANISNNEIDTWEWNDVTLYNTLNALKSRNPNLKTLLSVGGWNFGSQRFSRIASNTESLRTFIKSVPTFLRTHGFDGLDLAWLFPGWRDKQHFTTLVKEMKAEFAREAQGGREQLLLSAAVSAGKVAIDAGYDIAQISQHLDFINLLTYDFHGAWRQTVGHPSPLFRGQKDPRSDRFNNADYAVSYVLRLGAPADKLVMGIPTFGRTFTLASSKTDVGAPISGPGAPGRFTKEEGMLAYYEICDFLHGATVQRLLDQQVPYATKGNQWVGYDDEESVKNKAKYLKSRKLAGAMVWALDLDDFQGTFCGRNLHFPLTSAIKDALAAA; this is encoded by the exons ATGGGGCTGAGGGTGGCGCCGACAG GTTTCGtggtcctggtgctgctccagaGCT GCCTGGCATACAAGCTAGTCTGCTACTACACCAGCTGGTCCCAGTACCGGGAGGGCGATGGGAGCTGCTTCCCAGATGCCATCGACCCCTTCCTCTGCACCCACGTCATCTACAGCTTTGCCAACATAAGCAACAATGAGATTGACACCTGGGAATGGAATGACGTGACGCTCTACAACACACTGAACGCGCTCAAGAGCAG GAACCCCAACCTGAAGACCCTCTTGTCTGTTGGAGGGTGGAACTTTGGTTCTCAAAG ATTTTCCAGAATAGCCTCCAACACCGAGAGTCTCAGAACTTTCATCAAGTCGGTGCCCACATTTCTGCGGACCCATGGTTTTGATGGACTGGACCTAGCCTGGCTCTTCCCTGGATGGAGAGACAAACAGCATTTCACCACTCTGGTCAAG GAAATGAAGGCTGAGTTTGCAAGGGAAGCCCAGGGAGGAAGAGAGCAGCTCCTGCTCAGCGCAGCAGTGTCTGCGGGGAAGGTGGCCATCGACGCGGGCTATGACATCGCCCAGATTTCCCA ACACCTGGACTTCATCAACCTTTTGACCTACGACTTTCATGGAGCCTGGCGCCAGACCGTAGGACATCCCAGCCCCCTGTTCCGAGGCCAGAAGGATCCAAGGTCTGACAGATTCAACAATGCT GACTACGCCGTGAGCTACGTGCTGAGGCTGGGGGCCCCGGCGGATAAGCTGGTGATGGGCATCCCCACCTTTGGGAGGACCTTCACCCTGGCCTCTTCCAAGACAGATGTGGGAGCCCCGATCTCGGGGCCGGGAGCACCAGGCCGGTTCACCAAGGAAGAAGGGATGCTCGCCTACTATGAG ATCTGTGACTTCCTCCACGGCGCCACGGTCCAGAGACTCCTGGACCAGCAGGTCCCCTATGCCACCAAGGGCAACCAGTGGGTGGGTTATGATGACGAGGAGAGCGTCAAAAACAAG GCAAAGTACCTGAAGAGCAGGAAGCTGGCTGGCGCCATGGTGTGGGCCCTGGACCTGGACGACTTCCAGGGCACCTTCTGTGGCCGGAACCTGCACTTCCCTCTCACCAGTGCCATCAAGGATGCACTTGCAGCGGCTTAG
- the MYBPH gene encoding myosin-binding protein H, translated as MTGKATSEAPTRGPGETASESADVGPPEPSGKVAAPESPGGDQAPKPQEPAPQAPAPAATKPAPPSEDVPSAPLLLAVEDVSESSVAVSWEPPERLGKLGFQGYVLELRREGASEWVPVNARPMMVTQQTVRNLALGDKFFVRVAAVNSAGSGPPAVLDQPVHIQETIEAPKIRVPRHLRQTYIRQVGETINLQIPFQGNPKPQASWTHNGHALDSQRVNVRTGDQDSILFIRSAQRSDSGCYELTVQLEGLEAKAAINVLVIEKPGCPSTIRLLDVWGCNAALEWTPPQDTGNTELLGYTVQKADRKTGQWFTVLERYHPTTCTVSDLIVGNSYSFRVFSENLCGLSESAAVTKEMAHIQKTDTVAKPKSFVERDFSEAPSFTQPLADHTSTPGYSTQLFCSVRASPKPKIIWMKNKMDIQGDPRYRALSEQGVCTLEIRKPSPFDSGVYTCKAVNALGEAAVDCRLEVKASATH; from the exons ATGACAGGAAAAGCCACCTCGGAGGCCCCCACCCGTGGTCCAGGGGAGACCGCCTCTGAGTCTGCAGATGTGGGCCCCCCAGAGCCCTCTGGAAAGGTGGCAGCACCGGAGTCTCCTGGGGGAGACCAGGCTCCCAAGCCACAGGAGCCTGCCCCTCAGGCACCTGCCCCCGCAGCCACTAAACCTGCCCCTCCGAGTGAAG ATGTCCCCAGTGCCCCGCTGCTGCTGGCCGTGGAGGATGTGAGCGAGAGCTCGGTGGCTGTGAGCTGGGAGCCCCCCGAGAGGCTAGGGAAGCTGGGGTTCCAGGGCTACGTGCTGGAGCTCCGCCGAGAGGGAG CCTCGGAGTGGGTGCCTGTGAATGCCCGGCCCATGATGGTGACCCAGCAGACCGTGCGGAACCTGGCTCTGGGTGACAAGTTCTTCGTGCGTGTGGCTGCGGTGAACTCTGCAGGGTCTGGCCCACCAGCTGTGCTGGACCAGCCTGTCCACATCCAAGAGACCATCG AGGCTCCCAAGATCCGTGTCCCCCGCCACCTTCGTCAGACCTACATCCGTCAGGTGGGAGAGACGATTAACCTGCAAATCCCCTTCCAG GGGAATCCTAAGCCTCAGGCCTCATGGACCCACAACGGCCACGCCCTGGACAGCCAGCGGGTGAATGTGCGCACCGGGGACCAGGACTCCATCCTCTTCATTCGCTCAGCCCAGCGCTCCGACTCGGGCTGCTACGAGCTCACCGTGCAGCTGGAAGGCCTGGAGGCCAAGGCAGCCATCAACGTCCTGGTGATTG AGAAACCTGGATGCCCCAGCACCATCAGGCTCCTGGACGTCTGGGGCTGCAACGCTGCCCTTGAGTGGACACCACCCCAGGACACAGGCAACACAGAGCTCCTGGGCTACACAGTGCAGaaggcagacagaaagacaggG CAATGGTTCACAGTGCTGGAGCGCTACCACCCGACCACCTGCACTGTCTCCGACCTCATCGTGGGCAACTCCTACTCCTTCCGGGTCTTCTCGGAAAACCTGTGTGGACTCAGTGAGTCGGCCGCCGTCACCAAGGAGATGGCTCACATCCAGAAGACAG ATACTGTGGCCAAGCCGAAAAGCTTTGTTGAGCGAGACTTCTCCGAAGCCCCCTCATTCACCCAGCCCCTCGCTGACCACACCTCCACCCCTGGCTACAGCACTCAGCTCTTCTGCAGCGTCCGAGCATCACCCAAG CCCAAGATCATCTGGATGAAGAACAAGATGGACATCCAGGGCGACCCCAGGTACCGCGCCCTCTCTGAGCAGGGCGTCTGCACCCTGGAGATCCGGAAGCCCAGCCCCTTCGACTCCGGAGTCTACACCTGCAAGGCCGTCAATGCGCTGGGGGAGGCAGCCGTGGACTGCCGGCTCGAGGTCAAAG CCTCAGCGACACACTGA